The following are encoded together in the Pedobacter sp. D749 genome:
- a CDS encoding TonB-dependent receptor gives MLKFRLILLLLIVGCSFAVAQPLVRVSGIIYSDEKLPLSQVTVIVLGQAQSTVTDEFGVYTIYSKSKIFSIKYSLLGYQPQTIKFNERSGARIIKQVNLIANINELEQVNITNKQNQLSNTTTINIADVSSMPLVSGNFESMLKTLPGVSTNNELSAQYSVRGGNFDENLIYINDVEINRPVLIRNGQQEGLSFINSDLVSKAKFSAGGFEAKYGDKLSSILDIRYDKPDSNQTTFSTSLLNTSLTTKRIFKNSFLLAGLRYKNNSSVLIKQDEQGSYSPNFADAQLLYQYDFSPKFNISYLGSFNLGQFKLVPTNRETQFGTLSTTLRLNVDYTGQEIDDYQTLGSAVTATYSPEPNLVIKFINSYFNTIERERFDINGRYIFDEVDNNFPGENFGPISKNKGIGSYYNYGRNSLNTQIFTAEIKIDQNFDNHVFSWGLKFDKSLYKDQLNEYNYTDSAGYIIPNNSKNIFLQNVINVKNNLDISNYSAYIQDSYSLSGSAELQLGARSTYSSLSKQLLISPRILIAYRPNSNNKILRFSAGVYKQPPSYRTIRDFSGQLNINQKAQSSYNTSLGYEYAFDALGTRLKFTSEAYFKYSDRLIPYKIDNLRIKYLANEVSRGYAYGADFSIGGEFVKDLVSYFRMSVMHANEDIIDDSYVQNGTTIYPGYLKRPTDQRLNFSIFFQDRLLNSPTYKVHLNALYGSRLPIGPSQTPRYLDKFYIPSYKRVDIGFSKDFLDDAAIHKPKFLDRNFNAVILFFEVFNMLNLNNTVSYLWLKDVDNVQYAIPNYLTGRQFNLKLIVKLKN, from the coding sequence ATGCTCAAATTTAGGCTCATCCTGCTTCTTTTAATTGTCGGTTGCAGTTTTGCTGTAGCGCAGCCTTTAGTTAGGGTTTCGGGGATAATTTATAGTGATGAAAAGTTGCCATTATCTCAGGTTACTGTTATTGTTCTTGGACAAGCGCAATCAACTGTTACAGACGAATTTGGTGTTTATACCATTTATTCAAAATCGAAAATATTTAGCATTAAATATTCGCTTTTGGGTTATCAACCCCAAACCATAAAGTTTAATGAGCGCTCTGGGGCAAGGATTATCAAACAAGTAAACTTAATCGCTAATATTAATGAATTAGAGCAGGTTAACATCACCAATAAACAGAATCAGCTAAGTAACACCACTACCATAAATATTGCAGATGTATCCTCCATGCCATTGGTTTCTGGTAATTTCGAAAGCATGCTCAAAACACTGCCTGGTGTATCTACAAATAACGAACTAAGTGCCCAATATAGCGTTCGGGGAGGCAATTTTGATGAAAACCTTATTTATATTAACGATGTAGAGATTAACCGTCCAGTGCTGATCCGCAACGGACAACAAGAGGGGCTGAGTTTTATCAATTCAGACCTGGTCAGTAAAGCAAAGTTCTCTGCCGGTGGTTTTGAAGCGAAATATGGCGATAAACTTTCTTCTATTTTAGATATCAGATACGATAAACCTGACAGCAATCAAACTACTTTTAGCACCAGTCTTTTAAATACCTCTTTAACTACAAAAAGGATATTTAAAAACAGCTTTTTATTGGCTGGGTTACGTTATAAAAATAATTCGAGTGTGCTGATTAAACAAGATGAGCAAGGTAGTTATAGTCCTAATTTTGCCGATGCCCAGTTACTTTATCAATACGATTTTTCGCCGAAATTCAATATCAGTTATTTAGGAAGTTTTAACCTTGGGCAGTTTAAACTGGTACCTACAAACAGAGAAACACAGTTTGGAACTTTAAGCACTACATTAAGGTTAAATGTAGATTACACCGGACAGGAGATTGACGATTACCAAACCTTAGGTAGCGCTGTTACCGCAACATACTCGCCAGAACCAAATTTGGTCATCAAGTTTATCAATAGCTATTTTAACACCATTGAAAGGGAACGTTTTGATATCAACGGCCGCTATATTTTTGACGAAGTGGATAATAACTTTCCTGGAGAGAATTTTGGACCGATAAGTAAAAACAAGGGAATTGGCAGCTATTATAATTATGGAAGAAATAGTTTAAATACCCAAATTTTTACTGCTGAAATTAAGATCGATCAGAATTTTGATAACCATGTTTTTTCCTGGGGCTTAAAATTCGACAAATCCTTATATAAGGATCAGTTAAACGAATATAATTATACCGATTCTGCTGGGTATATCATACCCAATAACTCCAAAAACATTTTTTTGCAAAACGTAATTAATGTAAAAAACAATCTTGATATCAGCAATTATAGCGCATACATCCAGGATAGTTACTCACTTTCAGGTTCTGCAGAATTACAGCTGGGAGCGAGGTCGACTTATAGCTCTTTAAGTAAACAATTACTGATCAGCCCGAGGATATTGATCGCCTATAGGCCAAATTCGAACAATAAGATTCTGAGGTTTTCTGCAGGTGTATACAAACAACCACCATCATACCGTACCATACGCGATTTTTCCGGGCAATTAAATATCAACCAAAAAGCGCAAAGTTCTTATAATACTTCGCTGGGTTATGAATATGCCTTTGATGCTTTAGGAACAAGGTTAAAGTTTACTTCAGAAGCTTACTTTAAATATTCAGATCGCTTAATTCCCTATAAAATTGATAATCTAAGGATTAAGTACCTGGCGAACGAAGTATCGCGTGGTTACGCTTATGGTGCTGATTTCAGCATTGGTGGCGAGTTTGTTAAAGATTTGGTTTCTTATTTCAGAATGTCGGTAATGCATGCCAATGAAGATATTATTGATGATAGTTATGTCCAAAATGGAACGACAATTTATCCGGGCTATTTAAAACGTCCTACAGATCAACGCCTGAATTTTTCCATATTTTTTCAGGACAGGCTTTTGAATAGTCCGACATATAAGGTTCACCTTAATGCACTTTATGGTTCGCGTTTGCCAATTGGACCATCGCAAACACCCAGGTATTTAGATAAGTTTTACATTCCATCTTACAAGCGGGTTGATATAGGATTTTCGAAGGATTTTTTAGATGATGCAGCTATACATAAACCAAAATTTCTGGATAGAAATTTTAATGCTGTAATTCTGTTTTTTGAGGTTTTTAATATGCTCAATCTCAATAATACCGTTTCTTATCTCTGGCTAAAAGATGTAGATAATGTACAATATGCCATACCAAATTATTTAACCGGCCGGCAGTTTAATTTAAAGTTAATTGTGAAGTTGAAAAACTAA
- the rpe gene encoding ribulose-phosphate 3-epimerase → MKYIIAPSILSADFGNLQRDIEMINQSEADWFHVDVMDGVFVPNISFGFPIMAAVKKHAIKPLDVHLMIVEPDKYVEDFAKAGADRITVHYEACTHLHRTIQLIKASGCKAGVALNPHTPVTLLQDVIEDLDLVLIMSVNPGFGGQAFIHNTYKKIKDLKALVQGVNENLIIEVDGGVGLQNIATLVSAGANAFVAGNAIFATDNPTETIAKMKSLTTNAVSI, encoded by the coding sequence ATGAAATACATCATTGCCCCGTCCATACTTTCTGCCGATTTTGGCAATTTACAACGCGATATTGAAATGATAAACCAAAGTGAGGCCGATTGGTTCCACGTTGATGTGATGGATGGTGTTTTCGTGCCGAATATTTCTTTTGGTTTCCCGATAATGGCTGCTGTAAAAAAACATGCTATCAAACCTTTGGATGTACATTTAATGATTGTTGAGCCGGATAAATATGTCGAGGATTTTGCGAAAGCAGGAGCTGACCGCATCACCGTACATTACGAAGCCTGCACGCATTTGCATAGAACGATTCAATTAATAAAAGCTTCTGGTTGCAAGGCTGGTGTGGCCTTGAATCCGCATACCCCGGTAACTTTATTGCAGGATGTAATTGAAGACCTGGATCTGGTATTGATTATGTCGGTTAATCCGGGTTTTGGCGGGCAGGCGTTCATTCATAATACTTATAAGAAAATTAAAGATTTAAAAGCCTTGGTTCAAGGTGTAAACGAAAACTTGATTATTGAAGTAGATGGTGGTGTGGGTTTACAAAATATTGCAACATTAGTATCAGCAGGTGCCAATGCTTTTGTAGCCGGAAATGCAATTTTTGCAACGGATAATCCGACTGAAACGATTGCCAAAATGAAAAGCTTGACAACGAATGCTGTAAGCATTTAA
- a CDS encoding D-2-hydroxyacid dehydrogenase, with protein sequence MIKILANDGIDPIGKELLEKAGFQVDTETIPQDKLAEALKNYDAITVRSATKIRKELIDAVPNIKLIGRGGVGMDNIDVEYARSQGVAVVNTPAASSLSVAELVFSHLFTGIRFLQDANRKMPVEGATQFNNLKKAYAKGTELSGKTIGIIGFGRIGRATAKVALGLGMNVLAYDLYPSESEITLEFQGGKSVSIPIKTVSLDEVITGSDFFSLHTPFADKPILGAAEFAKMKNGVGIVNCSRGGTIDEPALIEALNSGKVSFAGLDVFDNEPTPLAEILTHPKISLTPHIGASTNEAQERIGTELATLIIEHFKK encoded by the coding sequence ATGATTAAAATATTAGCAAACGATGGGATTGATCCCATCGGAAAAGAATTATTAGAAAAAGCAGGTTTCCAGGTTGATACAGAAACCATTCCTCAGGATAAATTAGCCGAGGCTTTGAAAAACTACGATGCCATTACTGTTCGTAGCGCAACAAAAATTAGAAAAGAATTAATTGATGCCGTTCCGAATATCAAATTAATTGGTAGAGGTGGCGTTGGCATGGACAATATCGATGTAGAATATGCACGCAGTCAGGGTGTTGCAGTGGTAAATACACCAGCTGCATCTTCATTATCTGTTGCTGAATTGGTTTTTTCACATTTATTTACCGGTATCAGGTTTTTACAGGATGCTAACCGAAAAATGCCTGTTGAAGGCGCTACACAATTCAATAACCTTAAAAAAGCTTATGCTAAAGGAACTGAGTTAAGCGGCAAAACCATCGGTATTATTGGTTTTGGTCGTATTGGTCGTGCAACTGCAAAAGTGGCTTTGGGTTTAGGTATGAATGTATTGGCTTACGATTTATATCCATCTGAATCTGAAATTACTTTAGAATTCCAGGGTGGAAAATCAGTAAGTATCCCAATTAAAACGGTTTCCCTAGATGAAGTAATTACAGGAAGTGATTTCTTTAGCTTACACACTCCATTTGCCGATAAACCGATTTTGGGTGCAGCAGAATTTGCTAAAATGAAAAACGGTGTTGGTATTGTAAACTGCTCACGCGGTGGAACAATTGATGAACCGGCTTTAATTGAAGCCTTAAATTCAGGCAAAGTTTCTTTCGCGGGTTTAGATGTTTTCGATAATGAACCAACTCCATTGGCAGAAATTTTAACACACCCTAAAATCTCATTGACACCACATATTGGTGCATCAACCAACGAAGCACAAGAGCGTATTGGTACGGAATTGGCTACATTGATTATTGAGCATTTTAAGAAATAA
- a CDS encoding PhoH family protein — MNELKLTLDTVNPAHFWGPNNENYEMIKGAFAKLKLVARGSDVKVLGDEQELKAFEEKFNQLIAHLEKYSSLSNNDVETILGAKAAGVTKKDVEQPTGGGGEVIVFGTNGLLVKARTANQRKMVSSIAKNDILFAIGPAGTGKTYTAVALAVRALKNKEIKRIILTRPAVEAGENLGFLPGDLKEKIDPYLRPLYDALDDMIPAEKLKFYIENRTIEIAPLAFMRGRTLDNCFVILDEAQNATDMQLKMFLTRMGPTAKFIVTGDVTQIDLPKKQMSGLFNGLRILEDIKGIDIIYLSGEDVVRHKLVKDILKAYGDIQ, encoded by the coding sequence TTGAACGAATTAAAATTAACCCTGGATACCGTAAATCCTGCTCACTTTTGGGGGCCGAACAATGAGAATTACGAAATGATTAAAGGCGCTTTCGCAAAGTTAAAACTAGTTGCGAGAGGTAGTGATGTTAAGGTTCTCGGTGATGAACAGGAACTTAAGGCTTTCGAAGAGAAGTTTAACCAACTGATTGCGCATCTTGAAAAATATAGCTCGCTAAGCAATAATGATGTAGAAACAATATTAGGTGCAAAGGCAGCGGGCGTTACAAAAAAAGATGTAGAACAACCAACAGGTGGCGGAGGAGAAGTGATTGTTTTTGGTACAAACGGTCTGTTGGTAAAAGCAAGAACTGCAAATCAGCGTAAAATGGTAAGCAGTATTGCTAAAAACGATATTCTGTTTGCCATTGGCCCTGCCGGAACTGGAAAAACATATACTGCAGTAGCACTAGCAGTTAGGGCTTTAAAAAACAAAGAGATTAAACGCATCATTTTAACCAGGCCGGCGGTTGAGGCAGGAGAGAACCTGGGGTTTTTACCAGGCGATTTAAAGGAAAAAATCGATCCGTATTTACGCCCGCTATACGATGCATTAGATGATATGATCCCTGCTGAGAAATTGAAATTCTACATCGAAAACCGTACAATAGAAATTGCACCCCTGGCATTTATGCGGGGCCGTACCTTAGATAATTGCTTTGTGATTTTAGATGAGGCTCAAAATGCCACCGATATGCAGTTAAAAATGTTTTTAACCCGTATGGGACCAACTGCAAAATTTATCGTTACCGGTGATGTTACACAGATCGATTTACCTAAAAAACAAATGTCGGGCTTATTTAACGGCTTAAGGATTTTAGAAGATATTAAAGGTATCGATATTATTTATTTAAGTGGAGAGGATGTGGTGAGACATAAATTGGTGAAAGATATCTTAAAAGCTTACGGTGATATTCAATAA
- the serC gene encoding 3-phosphoserine/phosphohydroxythreonine transaminase — protein MKHNFGAGPCILPQEVFKQAAQAVLDFNDGLSILEISHRTTEFEAVVAEADKLVKELLNVPSGYSVLFLQGGASLQFAMVPMNLLGDGQTASYLDTGVWATKALKEAKFIGNVNVVASSKDANYTFIPKDFEIPADSAYFHYTSNNTIYGTELFEVPKTDVPVVCDMSSDIMSRVIDVSQFDLIYAGAQKNVGPAGLTIAIVKDEILGKIDRKIPSMLNYQSHIDNGSMYNTPPVFSIYVALLNLRWLKSKGGVAEIEKENKQKAEALYREIDRNPLFKGTCAVEDRSRMNICFVMENSELEKPFLKYAEEQGIVGIKGHRSVGGFRASMYNALPITSVHALVEAMQIFEEQQAKAN, from the coding sequence ATGAAGCATAATTTTGGCGCAGGCCCTTGTATTTTACCTCAAGAAGTGTTTAAACAAGCAGCTCAGGCTGTTTTAGATTTTAACGATGGATTATCAATTTTAGAAATTTCGCACAGAACAACCGAATTTGAGGCAGTTGTTGCTGAAGCTGATAAGTTGGTAAAAGAATTATTAAATGTGCCGTCGGGTTATTCCGTTTTATTTTTACAAGGTGGTGCAAGTTTACAGTTTGCGATGGTTCCGATGAACTTATTGGGCGATGGACAAACAGCAAGTTATTTAGATACTGGTGTTTGGGCAACCAAAGCATTAAAAGAGGCTAAATTTATCGGCAATGTGAATGTAGTTGCATCGTCTAAAGATGCGAATTATACGTTCATCCCGAAAGATTTTGAAATTCCTGCTGATAGTGCGTATTTCCACTATACTTCAAACAATACTATTTATGGAACAGAGCTTTTCGAAGTACCTAAAACCGATGTTCCTGTAGTTTGCGATATGTCATCAGATATCATGAGCCGTGTAATCGATGTTTCTCAGTTCGATTTAATTTATGCCGGAGCGCAAAAAAATGTTGGTCCAGCCGGTTTAACCATTGCTATTGTTAAAGATGAAATTTTAGGTAAAATTGACCGTAAAATTCCATCAATGTTGAACTATCAATCGCATATCGATAACGGTTCAATGTATAACACACCTCCGGTTTTTTCTATTTATGTTGCATTATTAAACCTTCGTTGGTTAAAATCAAAAGGCGGTGTTGCAGAAATTGAAAAAGAAAACAAACAAAAAGCTGAAGCACTTTACAGAGAGATCGATCGTAATCCATTGTTTAAAGGAACTTGCGCAGTTGAAGACCGTTCCAGAATGAACATTTGTTTCGTAATGGAAAATTCAGAATTGGAAAAACCATTTTTGAAATATGCAGAAGAACAAGGTATTGTGGGGATTAAAGGCCACAGAAGTGTAGGTGGTTTCCGCGCTTCGATGTACAATGCCTTGCCAATTACAAGTGTTCATGCTTTGGTCGAGGCCATGCAGATATTTGAGGAACAACAAGCAAAAGCAAATTAA
- a CDS encoding S-adenosyl-l-methionine hydroxide adenosyltransferase family protein, with product MGIITLTTDLGSKDFYQSALKGSLLSLMPNVNLVDITHEVPSFNISYAAFVLKNAYPYFPKNTVHLIGIDSVYSENTKYIAVKHRDHFFVGADNGIFSLLFDDVPEDVVELNIMQDLKYLHFPLVDIFVKAATHLAKGGKLKDIGLPVAEIEQKMLLHPVIERDVIRGSVVYIDTFCNVITNITKDLFTKIQKNRDFTLYFRKSETITQLSWHYNEVPEGEKLCLFGISNHLEIAINKGKASGLLGLHLGDIVRVEFHS from the coding sequence ATGGGGATAATTACTTTAACAACAGATTTAGGTTCAAAAGATTTTTACCAGAGTGCCCTTAAAGGTAGTCTGTTGAGTCTTATGCCTAATGTTAATTTAGTTGATATTACCCACGAGGTTCCATCATTCAATATTTCGTACGCTGCCTTCGTTTTAAAAAATGCTTATCCTTACTTTCCGAAGAATACGGTACACCTAATCGGCATCGATTCTGTGTACAGCGAAAACACCAAATATATTGCTGTTAAGCACCGTGATCACTTTTTTGTAGGGGCTGACAATGGCATTTTCTCTCTTCTTTTTGATGATGTTCCTGAAGATGTGGTAGAGCTGAACATTATGCAGGATCTTAAGTATCTCCACTTCCCCTTGGTTGATATTTTTGTTAAAGCAGCAACACATCTGGCCAAAGGTGGCAAACTGAAAGACATCGGTTTACCTGTAGCAGAGATTGAACAGAAGATGCTTTTACACCCTGTAATTGAGCGGGATGTGATCCGAGGAAGTGTAGTGTACATTGATACTTTTTGCAATGTGATTACCAATATCACCAAAGATCTTTTTACCAAAATACAGAAGAACAGAGATTTTACGCTTTATTTTAGAAAAAGTGAAACCATTACACAATTAAGCTGGCACTATAATGAAGTGCCGGAAGGCGAAAAACTTTGTCTGTTCGGCATTAGTAATCATTTGGAAATTGCCATTAACAAAGGAAAGGCAAGTGGATTATTAGGCTTACATCTTGGTGATATTGTACGGGTTGAATTTCATTCTTAA